Proteins encoded within one genomic window of Nordella sp. HKS 07:
- a CDS encoding iron ABC transporter permease encodes MTLLRSTHPGLPLKLAVLALLGLLIAAPLLKILIGTLGPDAIGAWSDALVSPLSRNLFWLPLLNTMILGFGVAAGCVLLGGFLAWLVVMTDIPFRRTIGLMATLPFMIPSFATALAWGALFKNARAGGQIGFLTGLGLPVPDWLAWGMVPTLIVLVAHYYSLAFTVIAASLASVNSDLVESAQMTGAGRGRIFLGIILPVTLPAVVAGASLTFAGAVSNFAAPALLGLPVRMQTLATRLFGMIEIGQTARGFVIAILLILISALFLWLGNRVISGRRSYATITGKGGRAKRFTLGANKWALFVIALTICLLTTIVPVCVLIASSFAPSSSALFSDWTLHYWLGQSIASMEQGQPGIWRNPAILSAVGITMALGAAVAVTGTLVGLFVSFALARYRQGVLSAAINQIAFLPLLVPGIAFGAAYIALFGAPIGPLPALYGTFALLVIAATAYLVPFSIQTGRAVIQQVSGDLDESARLTGAGLLHRLAAITVPLAARGLSAGALIVFVKIVRDLSLVVLLFTPTMPVLSVLAYQYASEGFTQFAHAITVVVLVISVGATLLANHIQKKSQPWLKA; translated from the coding sequence ATGACTCTTCTTCGCTCCACTCATCCAGGACTGCCCCTGAAGCTCGCGGTACTCGCGCTGCTGGGCCTGCTGATCGCCGCGCCCCTGCTCAAGATCCTGATCGGCACGCTCGGTCCCGATGCGATCGGCGCCTGGTCGGATGCGCTCGTCAGCCCGCTGTCGCGCAATCTGTTCTGGCTCCCTCTGCTCAACACCATGATTCTCGGCTTCGGCGTCGCGGCGGGCTGCGTCCTGCTCGGGGGCTTCCTCGCGTGGCTGGTGGTCATGACCGACATTCCGTTTCGCCGGACCATCGGCCTCATGGCGACATTGCCGTTCATGATCCCGAGCTTCGCCACCGCGCTCGCCTGGGGAGCCCTGTTCAAGAATGCGCGCGCCGGCGGCCAGATCGGCTTCCTGACCGGCCTCGGCCTGCCGGTGCCCGACTGGCTCGCCTGGGGCATGGTGCCCACCCTGATCGTTCTCGTCGCGCATTATTATTCGCTGGCCTTCACCGTCATCGCGGCGTCGCTCGCCAGCGTCAATTCCGATCTCGTGGAATCGGCGCAGATGACCGGCGCCGGTCGCGGCCGCATCTTTCTCGGCATCATCCTGCCGGTCACCTTGCCGGCGGTGGTCGCCGGCGCCTCGCTCACATTTGCGGGTGCGGTATCGAATTTCGCGGCCCCGGCATTGCTGGGCCTGCCGGTGCGTATGCAGACGCTCGCCACCCGGCTTTTCGGCATGATCGAAATCGGCCAGACGGCGCGGGGCTTTGTCATCGCCATTCTGCTCATCCTCATCTCGGCCCTGTTCCTCTGGCTCGGCAACCGCGTGATCTCGGGGCGCCGCTCCTATGCGACCATCACCGGCAAGGGCGGACGCGCCAAGCGCTTTACGCTCGGCGCCAACAAGTGGGCGCTGTTCGTGATCGCCCTGACGATCTGCCTCCTCACCACCATCGTGCCGGTCTGTGTGCTGATCGCCTCTAGCTTCGCTCCCTCCTCGTCGGCGCTGTTCTCCGACTGGACGCTCCATTACTGGCTGGGCCAATCCATCGCTTCGATGGAACAAGGCCAGCCCGGTATCTGGCGCAATCCGGCCATCCTGTCGGCCGTAGGCATCACCATGGCGCTCGGCGCCGCCGTTGCCGTCACCGGCACGCTCGTCGGGCTTTTCGTCTCCTTCGCACTCGCCCGCTACCGTCAGGGCGTGTTGTCGGCGGCGATCAACCAGATCGCCTTCCTGCCGTTGCTCGTGCCTGGCATCGCCTTCGGCGCCGCCTATATCGCGCTCTTCGGCGCGCCGATCGGACCGCTTCCGGCCCTCTATGGCACTTTCGCCCTGCTGGTCATCGCCGCCACCGCCTATCTGGTGCCTTTCTCCATTCAAACCGGACGCGCCGTGATCCAGCAGGTCTCAGGCGATCTCGATGAAAGCGCGCGGCTCACCGGGGCGGGCTTGCTGCACCGCCTCGCCGCCATCACGGTGCCGCTCGCCGCGCGCGGACTTTCGGCCGGCGCGCTCATCGTCTTCGTCAAGATCGTGCGTGACCTGTCACTCGTGGTGCTCCTCTTCACGCCGACCATGCCGGTGCTCTCGGTGCTCGCCTATCAATATGCCTCCGAGGGTTTTACCCAATTCGCCCATGCGATCACCGTCGTGGTTCTGGTGATTTCGGTCGGCGCCACATTGCTCGCCAATCACATTCAGAAGAAGTCGCAACCATGGCTCAAGGCTTGA
- a CDS encoding MurR/RpiR family transcriptional regulator, which translates to MSIVTLVQSVADTLTPSERMLVKEVMARPREIALSTAGELAERAGVHEATASRLARKLGFESYADFRDAIRDEFIVRTDPAVRMRNTLAHSRGNSILGGLIAQEIEALTALPDFIGDDRLKAAARQLTDRRKIFIFARGNAESLAVLMERRLRRMAIDAILLNGDSRDVAERLLALNADDALLAFAFRRQPRHYQAVIEHARKVGAFTLAIAGSIGPALAPAADMLLSAPRSGAPDGFQTLTVPMAICNGLILQLAETAERRSLVRLEELGRLISTFEDT; encoded by the coding sequence ATGTCCATCGTCACCCTGGTGCAAAGCGTCGCCGACACCTTGACCCCATCCGAGCGCATGCTCGTGAAGGAAGTCATGGCGCGGCCGCGCGAGATCGCACTCAGCACGGCGGGGGAACTGGCGGAGCGCGCCGGCGTGCATGAGGCGACAGCCTCGCGCTTGGCGCGCAAACTTGGCTTCGAAAGCTATGCCGATTTTCGCGATGCCATTCGCGACGAATTCATTGTGCGCACGGATCCGGCTGTTCGCATGCGCAACACGCTCGCTCATTCGCGCGGCAATTCGATACTGGGCGGGTTGATCGCCCAGGAGATCGAAGCCCTGACGGCGCTCCCCGATTTCATCGGCGACGATCGGCTGAAGGCGGCGGCGCGTCAGCTCACCGACCGCCGCAAGATCTTCATCTTCGCGCGCGGCAATGCCGAAAGCCTTGCGGTGCTGATGGAACGCCGCCTGCGGCGGATGGCAATCGACGCCATCTTGTTGAATGGCGACAGCCGCGACGTGGCCGAGCGTCTGCTGGCGCTCAACGCAGACGACGCTCTCCTCGCTTTTGCCTTCCGGCGCCAGCCCCGTCATTATCAGGCGGTGATCGAGCATGCGCGGAAAGTCGGCGCCTTCACGCTTGCAATCGCGGGCTCTATCGGTCCGGCCCTGGCGCCCGCGGCCGACATGCTGCTCTCCGCGCCTCGTTCAGGCGCGCCCGACGGCTTCCAGACCCTCACCGTCCCGATGGCGATCTGCAACGGGCTGATCCTGCAACTGGCGGAAACGGCGGAGCGGCGCTCTCTGGTACGGCTCGAGGAACTCGGCCGCCTTATCAGCACCTTCGAAGACACCTGA
- a CDS encoding ABC transporter substrate-binding protein produces the protein MISKRIGYLTATLLFAALPATAQNLDTMSAKELLPLAQKEGKVTVYAFTSRIAKVEKAFEAQYPGIDMIPFDMSSTEQIARLKSEDGAGITNADVVYISDVPVVIPELLNTGIVQNYVPPRIADRLDEPFKAPLLAQRLSTKVLMYNEEANPNGSPISNLWQLTTPDWKGRVVMVDPLQRGDYLDLMVEIVLNADGMAKAYEAQFGKPIALGDGVKSAGHQFITDLFKNDVVLMGSTDDVNKAVGAKGQANPPVGFTSYSDRRDNEDEGWALQVANNVAPANGIIFPAVLGVTKKTTKPAAARLAIDFLMGDDSATGGDAYKPFYVAGDYATRKDIASHPDAVPLADFKAWQIDPAKTAEIRKEIGDLILLLQ, from the coding sequence ATGATCTCGAAACGAATAGGCTATCTCACGGCGACACTGCTCTTCGCGGCGCTCCCCGCCACCGCGCAGAACCTCGACACAATGAGCGCCAAGGAACTTCTGCCGCTCGCCCAGAAGGAAGGCAAGGTCACGGTCTATGCCTTCACCAGCCGGATCGCCAAGGTCGAAAAGGCTTTCGAAGCGCAGTATCCGGGAATCGACATGATCCCGTTCGACATGTCCTCGACCGAACAGATCGCCCGCCTCAAGAGCGAGGATGGCGCCGGCATCACCAATGCCGATGTCGTCTATATTTCCGACGTTCCCGTCGTGATCCCCGAACTGCTCAACACCGGCATCGTTCAGAACTACGTGCCACCGCGCATCGCCGACCGGCTCGATGAGCCGTTCAAGGCGCCCCTCCTCGCTCAGCGCCTCTCCACCAAGGTCCTGATGTACAATGAGGAGGCTAACCCCAACGGCTCGCCCATCAGCAACCTTTGGCAGCTCACGACGCCCGATTGGAAAGGCCGGGTCGTCATGGTCGATCCCTTGCAGCGCGGCGATTATCTCGATCTGATGGTCGAGATCGTGCTGAATGCGGACGGGATGGCGAAAGCCTATGAGGCGCAGTTCGGCAAGCCGATCGCGCTCGGCGACGGCGTGAAGAGCGCCGGCCATCAGTTCATCACCGACCTCTTCAAGAATGATGTGGTGCTGATGGGCTCGACCGACGACGTCAACAAGGCGGTGGGCGCCAAGGGTCAGGCCAATCCGCCGGTCGGCTTCACCAGCTACTCGGACCGTCGCGACAATGAGGATGAGGGTTGGGCTCTGCAGGTCGCCAACAACGTCGCACCCGCCAACGGCATCATCTTCCCGGCCGTGCTCGGCGTCACCAAGAAGACGACCAAGCCGGCGGCGGCACGTCTCGCCATTGACTTCCTGATGGGCGACGACAGCGCAACCGGCGGCGATGCCTACAAGCCCTTCTATGTCGCCGGCGACTATGCGACCCGCAAGGACATCGCCAGCCATCCGGACGCGGTGCCGCTCGCTGATTTCAAGGCCTGGCAGATCGACCCCGCCAAGACGGCGGAGATCCGCAAGGAGATCGGCGACCTCATCCTGCTCCTGCAGTGA
- a CDS encoding ABC transporter ATP-binding protein yields MIRIENLRKSFGTFEAVRGVTLDVPKGSFLVLVGPSGCGKSTMLRMLAGLDTPSAGTISYGGRVVSDGALNWTIEPAKRDNGLVFQSYALWPHMTVAGNIDWPLKVAGMAKPERHKRITEVLQLLGIAELGARYPNEISGGQQQRVAIARMIAPKPGILLFDEPLSNLDAKLRVEMRTELLRIHRATGATSVYVTHDQVEAMTMASHVAVMNGGVIEQFGTPEELVARPASTFVATFVGTPPANLVPIMPGADGPALAGRIADAALKGSRAAHAMFRAEEITVSARPTPRSLALDFAEASPIAGRLMVTGTSGDLRLTAVVDEAPRFAIGDTVHFALPAQPSALFAASGARLS; encoded by the coding sequence ATGATCAGGATTGAAAATCTTCGCAAGAGCTTCGGCACCTTCGAGGCGGTGCGCGGCGTCACCCTGGACGTGCCGAAAGGATCGTTCCTCGTGCTGGTCGGGCCCTCGGGCTGCGGCAAGTCGACTATGCTGCGGATGCTGGCGGGTCTCGATACACCGAGCGCCGGCACCATCTCCTATGGCGGGCGTGTCGTCTCTGACGGCGCCCTCAATTGGACCATCGAACCTGCCAAACGCGACAACGGACTCGTCTTCCAATCCTATGCGCTGTGGCCACATATGACCGTCGCCGGCAATATCGACTGGCCGCTCAAGGTCGCCGGGATGGCGAAGCCGGAACGGCACAAGCGCATCACCGAGGTACTGCAGCTGCTCGGTATCGCCGAGCTTGGCGCCCGATATCCCAATGAGATCTCGGGTGGACAGCAGCAGCGTGTCGCGATCGCGCGGATGATCGCGCCGAAGCCCGGCATCCTGCTCTTTGACGAGCCGCTCTCCAATCTCGACGCCAAGCTCAGGGTCGAAATGCGCACCGAGCTCTTGCGCATCCACCGTGCCACGGGAGCGACCTCCGTCTATGTCACCCACGACCAGGTCGAAGCCATGACCATGGCGAGCCATGTCGCGGTCATGAACGGCGGCGTCATCGAACAATTCGGGACACCCGAGGAACTCGTGGCCAGGCCCGCGAGCACCTTCGTCGCGACATTCGTCGGCACGCCCCCCGCCAATCTCGTGCCCATCATGCCCGGCGCCGACGGACCGGCCCTTGCCGGACGCATCGCGGATGCGGCGCTCAAAGGCAGTCGCGCGGCGCATGCGATGTTTCGGGCCGAAGAAATCACGGTGTCGGCAAGGCCAACGCCCCGCAGCCTGGCGCTCGATTTCGCCGAGGCGAGCCCGATCGCCGGTCGCCTGATGGTCACCGGCACCAGCGGCGACCTTAGACTCACCGCCGTCGTCGACGAAGCGCCGCGCTTCGCCATCGGCGACACTGTTCATTTCGCCTTGCCGGCCCAGCCGTCGGCCCTCTTTGCCGCCTCAGGAGCACGCCTCAGTTGA